In Eucalyptus grandis isolate ANBG69807.140 chromosome 4, ASM1654582v1, whole genome shotgun sequence, the following proteins share a genomic window:
- the LOC104441237 gene encoding LOW QUALITY PROTEIN: beta-amyrin 28-monooxygenase (The sequence of the model RefSeq protein was modified relative to this genomic sequence to represent the inferred CDS: inserted 2 bases in 2 codons), which translates to METFFIVLAVVAIALALASVVFASRHGKRGGKNLPPGSFGWPIIGETVEFLFGKPDKFVFDRMAKYSPDIFKTRILGEDTAVICGPSGHKFLFSNEERYFTASRPRSMQMIFRSYKKAAPPAKHEEKVLRSPGFLKPEALVRYLGKMDSITKQQMQSEWEGKXEVRVYPLAKSLTLTLACRFFIGTDEPERIARLVDYFDDITLGLHSITLNIPGTIFYKANKAAAAIRKELRAVIRDKKAAISTGTPMQDILSHMIVASDPSGKYMPEAEIADKIMGFLTAGYSTVATAMTFFMKYVGERPDIYKKVLDEQLEVAASKKPGEFLEWDDINKMKYSWNVLNEVMRLTPPLQGTFREALTDFTYAGYTIPKGWKVYWTVSTTNKNPEYFPEPEKFDPSRHDDSNXLPPFTFVPFGGGPRLCPGKEYARLAILAFVHNVVKRFKWELVDPKEKIIGDMMPAPQKGLPVRLSRQ; encoded by the exons ATGGAGACCTTCTTCATCGTCCTCGCTGTGGTCGCTATAGCTCTCGCCCTCGCATCGGTCGTCTTCGCATCGAGGCACGGCAAACGCGGCGGCAAGAACCTCCCGCCCGGTAGCTTCGGATGGCCGATCATAGGCGAGACTGTCGAGTTCCTGTTCGGCAAGCCGGACAAGTTCGTCTTCGATAGGATGGCGAAGTACTCTCCTGACATCTTCAAGACCCGAATCCTTGGAGAAGACACCGCGGTCATCTGCGGTCCGAGCGGCCATAAGTTCCTCTTCTCCAACGAGGAGAGGTACTTCACCGCCTCTCGGCCCCGCTCGATGCAAATGATCTTCCGGTCCTACAAGAAGGCGGCCCCGCCCGCCAAACACGAGGAGAAGGTCCTCCGCTCGCCTGGGTTTCTCAAGCCTGAAGCTCTAGTGAGGTACTTGGGAAAGATGGACTCCATTACGAAACAACAAATGCAAAGCGAGTGGGAAGGCA GGGAAGTCCGGGTATACCCTCTTGCCAAGTCGTTGACGCTCACCCTAGCATGCCGGTTTTTCATCGGCACCGACGAGCCGGAGCGGATCGCGCGGCTCGTGGACTATTTCGACGACATAACGCTCGGTCTGCACTCGATCACCCTCAATATCCCGGGTACGATCTTCTACAAGGCCAACAAGGCCGCGGCGGCGATTAGGAAGGAGCTGAGGGCGGTGATCAGAGACAAGAAGGCCGCCATCTCGACCGGCACACCGATGCAGGACATATTGTCGCACATGATCGTGGCCAGCGATCCCTCCGGGAAATACATGCCGGAGGCTGAGATCGCCGACAAGATCATGGGGTTTTTGACCGCTGGTTACAGCACCGTAGCCACTGCCATGACCTTCTTCATGAAGTATGTCGGAGAGAGGCCCGACATCTACAAGAAGGTGCTGGATG AGCAATTGGAGGTTGCGGCATCAAAGAAACCTGGGGAGTTTCTGGAGTGGGATGACATCAACAAGATGAAATATTCATGGAACGTGCTGAATGAGGTCATGAGGCTCACCCCACCTCTCCAGGGAACCTTTAGAGAGGCCCTCACCGATTTCACCTACGCTGGTTACACCATTCCAAAGGGATGGAAG GTCTATTGGACTGTAAGCACGACAAACAAAAACCCAGAATACTTCCCGGAGCCGGAGAAGTTCGACCCGTCAAGACATGACGACAGCA ACCTTCCCCCGTTCACATTCGTTCCCTTTGGGGGTGGGCCAAGATTGTGTCCAG GCAAAGAGTATGCACGCTTGGCGATCCTCGCATTCGTCCATAATGTGGTCAAGAGGTTCAAGTGGGAACTGGTGGATCCGAAAGAGAAGATCATCGGGGACATGATGCCCGCCCCGCAGAAAGGCCTCCCTGTTCGCCTCTCGCGTCAGTGA